The Aedes albopictus strain Foshan chromosome 1, AalbF5, whole genome shotgun sequence genomic interval ctttgccaaagaaactagGGTGTTTAAACTGCTTATTTTATTGTAATTAAAAATATTTGGTTGAAAAAACACTTAAAAATTGAACAATTTTGCATTCATGCTCATTAGTTTGGCAAAAGTTCTTCCTGACTTTTGTGACTAAATTCATTATCAATTGCGCCAAGGTGTTCTGAAACTTTCGTTCATACATCATTTTTGCGTAAGAATTCATTTTCATTGAGTAATTATTAAAAGTTTACCACGCTATGCTTAAAAAACGCATAGGGTAGCCAAATTAAATTTTCATGTGGAATCGAAGGTGCCCATGGCTTATAAGCGTTAATAATTATCAATTGATCGTATGCTTAGAAATGGTGCTGATGGTAAGGTCCGAGAGAGTGGATCAGAAGATCCAGAGTTCGAGCGCagacccagattttttttttacatcgcTCATTGGGCCATAGCAATGTTACAAGTCCGATGGCGAGTTATTGTTAAACCCCTGAGATATTGTCCACCTTGCTCATCACGATGTTATTATTACGACCAGTGCAGCAGAATTAACTATAATATTTAAGAACTTAATTTTTCACCATCATTGATTATGAAAATCACCCCCTTTCTTGTTTTCGaacgaatccactttcgaacgtaaatcgtTCGCTTTTCCGCTTACgctagcaaaatcaaatgggctacGGGTTCGAACGAAtcaaaaacgttcgaaagtgcATAAGTCCGGATACAAGAATGAGGATGAATATCTCCAAGTTAAAGGCTCCAACAAGTTGCATTCTGTTTTCAATCTTTTAGTGGTATATTTTCGGTTCATTCATATATAATAAACGGCTTtgaaagttttatattttttatatttaacaAGAATTCAATTTAAATAAAAACTTATCTTCTAAAAGGACTATAATAAGATGTTCAATTATAACAATGTAGGAATATCAATCACGAAATTTGCTCGATTATGTTTTGCTTCGTCAAAGACTTCAgcttttttcgattattgaaaacaTTCACCATCACAGCTTGTTTCTCTTGTTCATTAGTGGTTGCGAAGTTGTTATATTTTTCACCTAACGCTACTGCCCTTTCAGCAGAATCGTTAACGACGTTAAGAGATTCGCAAAGCATTTTGGCCTTGTTATATGAATCGTACTCTTCCCATTTTTCAACGTctttttcttcaaagaaatcagtTTTGATgtcaattatttcaaaaaaagttctcgaCGTTGAAGTTACATAGTCTTCCAACTTTTCTGATTTGCTTTTTCCGGTGTTTCGGGTATTTTTTTCGTACTGCCTTGCATTTTTCTAATCATCTCCTTCTTGGTGCTTGCAGTGACCTTATCATCAAATAGTGCAAGACAAACATTGACTTCACTCAGGTAATCCAAATGCCTTAACAGTTTATTCTGTGCTACTATTCTGATTTCTGAATCTTTGTAGGATTTCAGCTTACTCAGTAATTGCAAATTATGTCTCGGAGCTGATGGACCAGCCGGGGTAGCGAACCATGCATCCAAGTATACCAATACTATGAATTTATTGATTCTGCGCAAAGCCCGGATTTCTGATTTGTCGAGTTTAAATTGCTCGCGGAACAAATACATTTTCAGCGAGTACGCCTGAAAAAATAATGTAAATGAAATATGTAGTTTAAATAATTATCTTTATGTTGCTTTTTACCAGGTGACTTTATTTTAATTTGAGAACCATTCAGTGTCTCGACTCCAAGAAGTAAGGCAGTTAATTCAATGAATTCTTGGTAATCAGCGCGAATCTTCTTCATGTGGTGAAGAGTCTCAATCGATTTTAGATATGCTGGTATCAATTTTGGTGAGATCAGGTCTTTTGCACCTTTGTACGAATCTGAAATTGAGCAAAACGAAAATATTAGATGTAAAAAACGTGAAAGTAGTGAAATTACCTTTGTTGATACCAGGCCATTCTTTCTGGAAACGTTTGAAAATTGTTATTTCAGGGCCACTGGATTTCTCGCTGAATACTTTTGTAAAAACCGCCTCAAGGATCAACTCCAGAATGTGGTGTCTACATGGTAGACGGAGCAGGCTTCGTCCTATCAGCTTTTCCAGCAATACCACGGATCCATTTTGTATACCTGAATTAGCCGCTGTGGTGTCATAGCAAATGCCTTTTATGCTGTTTTCGATGCCtttttcttccagcagtttc includes:
- the LOC134284922 gene encoding uncharacterized protein LOC134284922, with the protein product MVTDTAASAILTATAVGLGLNTNSVASSRSSLYRRRTKARVEQMENAQKEFSPSEAVVIHIDTKRMKKGVGLESEERLAVTTSGFGTEQIVGVPVIPTGTGKDIAQAVVKLLEEKGIENSIKGICYDTTAANSGIQNGSVVLLEKLIGRSLLRLPCRHHILELILEAVFTKVFSEKSSGPEITIFKRFQKEWPGINKGNFTTFTFFTSNIFVLLNFRFVQRCKRPDLTKIDTSISKID